A window of Nerophis ophidion isolate RoL-2023_Sa linkage group LG17, RoL_Noph_v1.0, whole genome shotgun sequence contains these coding sequences:
- the zgc:122979 gene encoding dnaJ homolog subfamily B member 5, whose product MVLIWTQFGVKHKNVNVKCKVRVMHRGDSSGSSSSAEGTKSEPDTPCLSIKPNAGKDFYKVLGVSQDSNEDEIKKAYRKMALKFHPDKNSEADAEDRFKEIAEAYEILTDPKKRNIYDQYGEEGLRGGMSVAGQGKAFRNHFSTDPHATFSSFFHGSDHFDIFFGQDNEAEDDLFNPFRRFPFSHVGANHDGGLRRGRRRLQGEEVVHELPVTLEEVMHGCTKHVKVTRSRLNADGQSVRSEEKVLNVVVKKGWKAGTRITFPREGDETPNNTPADVTFVLRDTEHSQYKRDGAHIVFTASITLKEALCGCTVNVPTLDNRMMPLPCSDVIKPGAVRRLRGEGLPVAKCPSKRGDLVVEFQVLFPDRIPPQSREIIKHSLGQC is encoded by the exons ATGGTTCTCATCTGGACACAGTTTGGAGTCAAGCACAAAAATGTCAACGTCAAGTGCAAAGTTCGCGTCATGCACAGGGGAGACAGCTCCGGGTCGTCCTCATCCGCG GAAGGCACCAAGTCCGAGCCAGACACCCCGTGCCTCTCCATCAAGCCCAACGCGGGGAAGGACTTCTACAAAGTCTTGGGTGTGTCGCAGGATTCCAACGAGGATGAGATCAAAAAGGCCTACAGGAAGATGGCCCTCAAGTTCCACCCGGATAAGAACAGCGAGGCCGACGCAGAAGATCGCTTCAAGGAGATCGCCGAGGCCTACGAGATTCTCACCGACCCCAAGAAGAGAAACATCTACGACCAGTATGGAGAGGAAG GTCTGAGGGGCGGCATGTCTGTGGCGGGGCAAGGCAAAGCTTTCCGCAACCACTTCTCCACCGATCCCCACGCCACCTTCTCATCCTTCTTCCACGGCTCCGACCACTTCGACATCTTCTTCGGCCAAGACAACGAGGCGGAAGACGACCTCTTCAACCCCTTCAGGCGCTTCCCATTCAGCCACGTGGGCGCCAACCACGACGGCGGCCTGCGGCGGGGCCGGCGGCGCCTGCAGGGCGAGGAGGTGGTGCACGAGCTGCCCGTGACCCTGGAGGAGGTCATGCACGGCTGCACCAAGCACGTGAAGGTCACCCGCAGCCGCCTCAACGCCGATGGGCAAAGCGTGCGCTCCGAGGAGAAGGTGCTGAACGTGGTGGTGAAAAAAGGATGGAAGGCGGGCACCAGGATCACCTTCCCCAGGGAGGGCGACGAAACGCCCAACAACACCCCGGCTGACGTCACCTTCGTGCTCAGGGACACGGAGCACTCGCAGTACAAAAGAGACGGCGCCCACATCGTGTTCACGGCCAGCATCACCCTCAAAGAG GCTCTCTGCGGCTGCACCGTCAACGTCCCCACGCTGGACAACCGCATGATGCCCCTACCGTGCAGCGACGTCATCAAGCCGGGGGCCGTGCGGCGCCTCAGGGGCGAGGGCCTGCCCGTGGCCAAGTGTCCGTCCAAGCGCGGCGACCTTGTGGTGGAGTTCCAGGTGCTCTTCCCCGACAGGATCCCGCCGCAGTCGCGCGAGATCATCAAGCACAGCTTGGGTCAGTGCTAG
- the hwa gene encoding protein huluwa, whose translation MSRQSTSPNLSEGYPVTNLTLVVLLLIPAVVLLLLLNCVFLGYKLFLLSKGGRETTQDFLLKRVRRSSSPDLEVFPTRTAYMSLSEPALPHPVTSSRASSRVGGEHRIRIRMPDGATGSGSWRAPSSLRASGAGRPDLASGSRTQYVDRTGWRHSAPVLPTQSSDSEAGVRLHLVPPNSPTEIGHVVQVHRSSSAYELLNELSSGDVNFDKVDMECEYDNLSSEGSCVNTSAVQGSGLDSDFGASAGVSLRILSADSDGLSNGVVSALEWDYYDPCYVRQNNVSKHKHHRPAMHTKQYWV comes from the exons ATGTCACGCCAGAGCACCTCCCCCAACCTGAGTGAAGGGTACCCAGTGACAAACCTCACCCTGGTGGTCCTCCTGCTCATCCCGGCTGTGGTCCTCCTGCTGCTCCTCAACTGCGTCTTCCTGGGCTACAAGCTCTTCCTGCTGTCCAAGGGGGGCCGGGAGACCACCCAGGACTTCCTGCTGAAGAGAGTCCGCAGGAGCTCGTCGCCCGACCTGGAGGTCTTCCCCACGCGGACGGCGTACATGTCACTGTCCGAGCCCGCCTTGCCTCACCCGGTGACCTCCTCCAGGGCTTCGTCGAGGGTCGGAGGGGAGCACAGGATACGGATTCGGATGCCGGATGGGGCTACCGGGTCAGGGTCCTGGAGGGCGCCGAGTAGCCTCCGGGCATCCGGGGCGGGTAGACCCGACCTGGCCTCCGGGTCACGGACGCAATACGTCGACAGAACCGGGTGGCGTCACAGTGCGCCGGTGTTGCCCACGCAGTCCAGTGACTCGGAAGCCGGGGTCAGGCTGCACTTGGTTCCGCCCAACTCCCCCACG GAAATTGGGCATGTGGTTCAAGTCCATCGCAGCAGCAGTGCCTACGAGCTGTTGAACGAGCTGAGCTCAGGCGATGTGAACTTTGACAAAGTGGACATGGAGTGCGAGTACGACAACCTATCCTCAGAGGGATCCTGCGTCAACACATCTGCGGTGCAAGGTTCCGGCCTGGATAGCGATTTTGGTGCCAGCGCAG GTGTGTCCCTGCGAATTCTGTCAGCAGACAGCGACGGTTTGTCCAATGGCGTGGTGTCGGCATTGGAGTGGGACTATTACGACCCCTGCTACGTCAGACAAAACAACGTGTCCAAACATAAACACCATCGACCAGCCATGCACACTAAACAGTACTGggtgtaa
- the atp5fa1 gene encoding ATP synthase subunit alpha, mitochondrial, translating into MLSVRVAAALARSLPRRAGYVSKNVAAACVGVRNLHTTSPWMQKIGTAEVSSILEEKIMGADTSADLEETGRVLSIGDGIARVYGLRNVQAEEMVEFSSGLKGMSLNLEPDNVGVVVFGNDKLIKEGDIVKRTGAIVDVPVGEELLGRVVDALGNAIDGKGPLGSNTRRRVGLKAPGIIPRISVREPMQTGIKAVDSLVPIGRGQRELIIGDRQTGKTAIAIDTIINQKRFNEGTDEKKKLYCIYVAIGQKRSTVAQLVKRLTDADAMKYTIVVSATASDAAPLQYLAPYSGCSMGEYFRDNGKHALIIYDDLSKQAVAYRQMSLLLRRPPGREAYPGDVFYLHSRLLERAAKMNDNFGGGSLTALPVIETQAGDVSAYIPTNVISITDGQIFLETELFYKGIRPAINVGLSVSRVGSAAQTRAMKQVAGTMKLELAQYREVAAFAQFGSDLDAATQQLLNRGVRLTELLKQGQYCPMAIEEQVTVIYAGVRGHLDKMEPSKITKFEKAFLQHILSQQQDLLAAIRADGQISEASDAKLKEVVLNFLSSFE; encoded by the exons ATGCTGTCAGTACGCGTCGCAGCGGCTCTGGCCCGCTCTCTGCCTCGACGGGCCGGCTAC GTGTCCAAAAATGTTGCTGCAGCATGTGTTGGAGTTAGGAACCTCCACACCACCAGTCCATGGATGCAGAAAATAG GCACCGCTGAGGTTTCTTCCATCCTGGAGGAGAAAATCATGGGAGCGGACACCAGCGCTGACTTGGAGGAAACCGGCCGAGTGCTCTCCATTGGTGACGGTATTGCTCGAGTGTACGGTCTCAGGAACGTGCAGGCCGAGGAGATGGTGGAGTTTTCCTCTGGGCTCAAG GGCATGTCTCTGAATTTGGAGCCGGACAACGTTGGCGTTGTGGTGTTCGGTAACGATAAGCTGATCAAGGAAGGAGACATTGTCAAGAGGACTGGCGCTATTGTGGATGTTCCTGTTGGTGAAGAACTGCTTGGCCGCGTTGTGGATGCTTTGGGAAATGCTATTGACGGGAAG GGTCCCCTTGGCTCCAATACCCGCAGGCGGGTGGGTCTGAAAGCCCCTGGCATCATCCCTCGTATCTCCGTGAGGGAACCTATGCAGACTGGCATCAAGGCCGTGGACAGTTTGGTGCCCATCGGCCGTGGACAGCGTGAGCTCATCATTGGCGACAGGCAGACTGG AAAAACTGCCATCGCTATTGATACCATCATCAACCAGAAGCGCTTCAACGAAGGGACTGATGAGAAGAAGAAGCTGTACTGCATCTACGTGGCCATCGGCCAGAAGCGATCCACCGTGGCCCAGCTGGTCAAGAGGTTGACCGACGCCGACGCTATGAAATACACCATAGTAGTGTCAGCCACGGCTTCTGACGCCGCACCCCTGCAGTACCTGGCCCCTTACTCTGGCTGCTCAATGGGGGAGTACTTCAGAGACAACGGCAAGCACGCCCTCATCATCTACGATGATCTCTCCAAGCAG GCCGTCGCCTACCGTCAGATGTCCTTGCTGTTGCGTCGTCCCCCCGGCCGCGAGGCTTACCCAGGAGATGTCTTCTACTTGCATTCCCGCCTGCTGGAGAGGGCTGCAAAGATGAACGACAACTTCGGCGGTGGCTCCCTTACTGCTCTCCCAGTCATCGAGACTCAGGCCGGTGACGTGTCGGCCTACATTCCAACCAACGTCATTTCCATTACAGATGGACAG ATCTTCTTGGAGACCGAGCTTTTCTACAAGGGCATCCGCCCCGCCATCAACGTTGGTCTGTCTGTGTCACGTGTCGGATCAGCTGCCCAGACCAGGGCCATGAAGCAG GTGGCCGGTACCATGAAGCTGGAGCTGGCCCAGTACCGTGAGGTGGCAGCCTTTGCTCAATTCGGTTCCGACCTGGACGCAGCCACACAGCAGCTGCTGAACCGCGGTGTCCGTCTCACTGAGCTCCTGAAGCAGGGCCAATACT GTCCCATGGCCATCGAAGAGCAGGTCACAGTCATCTACGCTGGCGTGAGGGGACATTTGGACAAGATGGAGCCCAGCAAGATCACCAAGTTCGAGAAGGCTTTCTTGCAGCACATCTTGAGTCAGCAGCAAGACCTGCTGGCTGCTATCAG GGCTGACGGCCAAATCTCAGAGGCCTCAGATGCTAAGCTCAAGGAGGTTGTGTTAAACTTCCTCTCCAGCTTTGAGTAA